Genomic DNA from Azospirillum brasilense:
CCAGGAAGGCGACGGGCAGAGCCACCAGGATGGAGAAGTCGAACAGGCCCGGCGCCCACTGGCGGAAGGCCTCCTGCACCAGGAAGGTGGCGTAGGCGCCGATCATCACCATCTCGCCGTGCGCCATGTTGATGACGCCCATGACGCCGAAGGTGACGGCCAGCCCGATCGCCGCCAGCAGCAGCACCGAGCCGAGCGACAGGCCGTACCACAGGTTCTGCGCGGCACCCCACAGGGCGAGCCGCTGCTCCACCGACGCGATGGCCTTCGTCGCGGCGTCCTTCACCGCGTCGCTTCCCGTGTTGGCGGCGCCGTTCAGCAGGGCCCGCGCGTCCTGGTCGCCGCGTTCCTTCAGCACTTCGACGGCGGCGAGCTTGTCGGCGTCGGGCGCGTCCCCGGCCAGCAGGACGGAGGCCCGCGCCTGGGTCATCGCGCGGCGCACGCGCTCGTCGGTTTCCTTGGCCAACGCCGTGTTCAGCGCCTCCAACGCGTTGGCGTCGCGGCTCTTGAACACCGCCTCGGCGGCCTGCCGGCGCGTGTTGGCGTCGGGGCTCATCAGGGTGAGCGCGCCGAGCGTCGCGCTGATCGTGCGGCGCAGGGCGTTGTTGATGCGGATCTTCTCGACCGCGTTGCGGTCCGCCTCGCCCAGCGCGGCGCCGGTCAACGGGTCGGTCAGGGCGTAGCCGTTGCCGGCGCGCTTGGCGACGACCACGGCGCCGTCCGCCTTGCGGACATGCAGATCGCCGGCTTGCAGGGCCTCGATCACCGGCACGAAGGCGGGATCGCCCGTCTCGGCCAGCCCGGCGATGGCCTTTTCAGTCTCGGCGTAGCTGCCGGCGCCCAAACCGCGGACCAGCGGTGCCAGATCGGCGGCGAAGGCGGACGGTGCGGCCAGCGCCAGAAACGCGGCCAGCAGCCAGCAGAATGCGCGGTGCATCGCGGTTCCTGTGATGTGTCGGAAGTCGTTTTTAGAGAAGGGCGTTGCCCCCACCCTTCCCGCTTCGCGGGCCCCTTCCCTCCCCCGCTTCGCAGGAGAGGGAGCAATCCCCTCCCCTGCGTCAGCGGGGGAGGGTTAGGGAGGGGGCATTACGCAGCCGTAAGCTTACTCAGACCTCAAGAAGCCTCACGACCCCTTGCCGCCGCACTTGCCGGTCTTCACGTTGAAGTTGCCGCAGGACATCGGGGCGCGCCAATCGGAGATCAGGTCCTTGCTGTCCGGCAGGAAGTCCGACCACTCGTCGCCGGCCACGAGGCCCGGCGTCTTGGAGACGGTCTCGAACTGGCCGTTCTCCTGCACCTCGCCGATCAGCACCGGCTTGGTGATGTGGTGGTTCGGCAGCATGGCCGAGTAGCCGCCGGTCAGGTTCGGCACGGCGACGCCGACGAGGCTGTCGATGACGGCGTTGCTGTCGACGGTGCCGGCCTTCTCGACCGCCTTCACCCACATGTTGAAGCCGATGTAGTGGGCTTCCATCGGGTCGTTGGTGACGCGCTTGTCGTTCTTGGTGAAGGCCTGCCACTTCTTGATGAAGTCGCTGTTCTCCGCCGTGTCCACCGACATGAAGTAGTTCCAGGCGGCGAGATGGCCGACCAGCGGCTTGGTGTCGATGCCGGCCAGCTCCTCCTCACCCACGGAGAAGGCGACCACCGGGATGTCCTGCGCCTTGACGCCCTGGTTGCCCAGTTCCTTGTAGAAGGGGACGTTGGCGTCGCCGTTGATGGTCGAGACGACGGCGGTCTTCTTGCCGGCGGAGCCGAACTTCTTGATGTCGGCGACGATGTTCTGCCAGTCGGCGTGGCCGAACGGGGTGTAGTTGATCATGATGTCCTCGGACTTCACGCCCTTGGACTTCAGGTAGGTTTCCAGGATCTTGTTGGTCGTGCGCGGGTAGACGTAGTCGGTGCCGGCCAGCACCCAGCGCTGCACGCCTTCCTTTTCCGCCAGATAGTCGACGGCGGGGATCGCCTGCTGGTTCGGGGCGGCGCCGGTGTAGAAGACGTTGCGCGAGGACTCCTCGCCCTCATACTGCACTGGGTAGAACAGGATGCTGTTCAGCTCCTCGAACACCGGCAGGACGGACTTGCGGCTGACCGAGGTCCAGCAGCCGAACACCGCGGCCACCTTGTCCTTGCTGATCAGCTCGCGCGCCTTCTCGGCGAACAGGGGCCAGTTGGAGGCGGGATCGACGACGACCGGCTCCAGCTTCTTGCCGAGAACGCCGCCCTTCTTGTTCTGCTCTTCGATGAGCATCAGCATGACGTCCTTCAGCGTGGTCTCGCTGATCGCCATGGTGCCCGACAGGGAATGGAGGATGCCGACCTTGATGGTGTCCTGGGCCGACGCCGGGGCGGCGAAGCCCGCGGCGAACGTGACGGCAAGGCCGGCGGCCGCCGCAAGGGTGCGACCGGTCTTGAAGCCCGACTGGAACCCCGTCTTGAACATTGTGAATACCCCCCGTTCTTTGGTCTGGCGCCCGCCTCAGGCGCCCGGGGGTGTCCTTCGCAAATGTGATGCCACGACACGTCGGCAGGAGGGCCGTTCAAGGAATCCGCAGCGATTTGCAGCCCAGTATTCGCTTACGAATTATGCATGCCCGCCGCTTTATGATCGAATTTTACTCACTTCCGCCGAATTGAACGATTTTTAGGCAGCCATTCACACCGAAGACCGATGCCGTTCGACGCAGACCGACAGCACCTCATCCAAAGGTCGTGCCCACCAGCGGCGCGAGAATATTTCGACCTCGGAATAGCCTTGGAATCCAACGGCTTCCACCCAACCACGGATCATTGGTATATCAATCATTCCGTCACCCATCATGCCTCGGTCCTCCAGCAGGTCGGCGGTCGGCACCAGCCAATCGCACACATGGAAGGCACACAGGCGATTCCGGCCCGCCCGGCTGATCTGCGCCTCCAGTTCCGGGTCCCACCAGACATGGTAGACGTCCAACGCCACGCCCAGCGCGCCGGTTCCCTGCGGGTCCAGCCGGTCGCAGAGGTCGAGCGCGTGGCCCATCGTGTTCACGCAGGCGCGGTCGGCGGCGTACATCGGGTGCAGCGGCTCGATGGCGAGCGGCATCCCGGCGTCACGGGCGTGCTCCAGCAGCTCGGCGATGCCGTCCTCCACCTGGGCGCGGGCCAGCGCGATGTCCTTGGACGGCGGCGAACCGGGGCGGGAGAATTGCGGCAGACCGCCAACGACCAGCACGAGGCAGGGGGCGCCCAGCGCCACCGCCTCGTCCACCGCGCGGCGGTTGTCGTCGCGCACCTCGGCCCGGCGGTCGGGGTCGGCGGGGAACATGCCGCCGCGGCAATAGCCGGACAGCTCCAGCCCCAGCTCCTTCACGGCCCGGACGGCGCGGTCCAGCCCCACGGCGGCCACCTGGTCCCGCCAGGGGGAGACGGCGCGGATGCCCTGACGGGCGCAGGCGTCGAAGATCTGCAGCAGGTCGCCCTGCTTGCGCACCGTGGCGGTGTTGATGGACAGCCAGCGATGGTCGCCGGAGAAGTCGCGCATGATCGTGGTCCTCATTGCGAAATGCCCTCTCCCGCCCCGGGAAAGGGTGCCCGCGACAGCGGGCGGGTGAGGGTCGTGCGAGAATCGAGGCGCTGATCCTTGGCGGCACCCTCACCCTTCCCGCGCATCGCGCGGGCCCCTTCCCTCTCCCGAGACGGGAGAGGGAATTGCCCTTACCTCACACCGCCTCGATGCCGCGGACGGCCAGGACGTCGGCCATGCGCCACACCGCCTGTTCCGGGTCGCGCAGCAGCCCGGCCTTGTCGGCCAGCCGGAAAATCTCCGCCAGATGCAGGGTGGAGCGCGTGCCCTCCTGCCCGCCGATCATTGTGAAATGGCCCTGGTGGCCGTTCAGGTAGGCCATGAAGACCACCCCGGTCTTGTAGAAGCGGGTCGGCGCCTTGAAGATGTGGCGGGACAGCGGGACGGTCGGCTCCAAAATCTCGTGGAAGCGCCCCTCCTCGCCCGCCGCCAGCTCGGCCAAGGCCGCCGCCGCCGCCGGGGCGATGGCGTCGAAGATGCCCAGCAGCGCGTCGGAATGGCCCTCCGCATCGCCGGCGATCAGCTCCGCGTAGTTGAAGTCGTCGCCGGTGTACATGCGCACGCCGGGAGCCAGACGGCGGCGCATGACGATCTCCTTGTCCTTGTCGAGCAGGGAGATCTTCACCCCGTCGACCTTGGCCGCGAAGTCGTTGATGATGCCGACCGCCGTGTCGAGCGCCACCGGGAAGTCGTTGGTCCCCCAATAGCCGGCCAGCGCCGGGTCGAACATGTCGCCCAGCCAGTGGATGATCACCGGCTGGCGCACCTGGGACAGGATGCGGCTGTAGACGCGGACATAGTCGTCCGGCCCCTTGGCCACGCGGGCGAGCGCGCGCGACGCCATCAGGATCACCCGCCCGCCGAGATCCTCGACCGCGGCGACCTGCGTCTCGTAGGCGCGGATCACGTCGTCGAGGGAGCGGGCGTCCTCCGGCGCCAGATGGTCGGTGCCCGCCCCGCAGGCGATCAGCGCGTTGCCGCGCGCCTTCGCCGCGGTCAGGGAGCGCCGGATCAGTTCCAGCGAGGCGTTCCAGTCCAGCCCCATGCCGCGCTGCGCGGTGTCCATCGCCTCGGCCACGCCGAAGCCGAGGTCCCACAGATGCTCGCGGAAGGCGATGGTGCGGTCCCAGTCGATGGCCGGGGTCAGCCAGGGGTCGTTGTCGGCCAGCGGGTCGGCCACCATGTGGGCGGCGGCGTAGGCCACGCGGTTCAAGGGCCGGTCAGTGCGGGCGGGGAAGCCCCGCGCCGGAGCGACCTCGTAGCTTTCCAGCGACTGGTCGGCGCGCGGCAGCTTGATGGTCAGTGCCATGGACAAGGCCCTCCGGTCAGGCGGTCAGCGAGGGAACGTCGACCCAGCGGCGCTCCTTCCAGCTCTTCAGCGCGGCCTCGACGAGCTGCACGCCCTTGGCGCCCTCAATCAGCCCATGGTTGAAGGGAGCGTCCTCGACGACGTGGCGGATGAAGGACTCCCACTGCGTCTTGAAGCCGTTGTCGGTCGGCTGGTTGTCGGGCACCGGCTGCCACGTCGCGTAGAAGTCCATGGTCTGCTTCTGGTCCGGGTTCCACACCGGGCGCGGCGTGCCCTGGCGCGGCTGGATCACGCAATCGCTCAAGCCCGCAACGGCCGAGCCGTGGGTGCCGTCCACCTGGAAGGTCACCAGATCGTCGCGGTACACCCGCGTCGCCCAGGAGGAGTTGATGTGGGCGATGACTCCGCCCTCCAGCTCGAAGGTCGCGTAGGCCGCGTCGTCGGCGGTGGCCTGATAGCGCTTGCCCTGCTCGTCCCAGCGCTCCGGGATGTGGATGGCGCCCAGGCAGGAGACGCTCTTCACCTGCCCGAACAGGTTGTCGAGCACGTAGCGCCAGTGGCAGACCATGTCGAGGATGATGCCGCCGCCGTCCTCCTCCCGGTAGTTCCAGGAGGGACGCTGCGCCGGCTGCCAGTCGCCCTCGAACACCCAATAGCCGAACTCGCCGCGCACCGAGAGGATCTTCCCGAAGAAGCCGCTGTCGCGCAGCATCTTCAGCTTCTGCAGGCCGGGCAGGAACAGCTTGTCCTGCACGGTGCCGTTCTTCACCCCGGCCTCCTCGGCCAGCCGGACGACGCGCAGCGCCTCCTCCAGGTTGGTGGCGATGGGCTTCTCGCAATAGACGTGCTTGCCGGCGCGGATCGCCGCCTCCAGCAGCGTCGGGCGCATCTGGGTGGTGCCGGCGTCGAAGAAGATCGTGTCGTCCGGGTTCGCCAGGGCCGCGTCCAGATTGTCGGTCCAGCGCTCCACGCCGTGGCGCTGGGCCAGTTCGCGGATCTTCTCGGCGTTGCGCCCGACCAGGATGGGGTCCGGCATGACGCGGGACCCGTCGGACAGCGTGACGCCGCCTTGCGCCCGGATGGCGAGGATCGACCGGATCAGGTGCTGGTTCATGCCCATGCGGCCGGTCACGCCATGCATGATGATACCAAGGCGCTTCGTGCTCATGTCAGGGACTCCCTAGGGGATTATTCGTTCTGCAGGGGGGACAGGCGGTCCCACCGGGGCTGCGCCGCGCTGGCGAAGCCGGGGACGGCCAGGGTTTCGGTCGGCAGGCTGCCGCCCGCCGTGGCGAGGCGGACGACGCCGTCCCGCCGGGTGTAGAAGCCGGGATGCGCGTCGAGGAAGGCGTCGGCCTCCGGCGCTCCGTCGAAGCCGTTTCCGTACTGGTGCCCGTTGCGCTCCGCGTCGGCGATGCCGAGCAGCGCGACCAGGGCCGTGTCCTGCTGCACCGCCAGCCCGGCCTGACAGGTCAGGTCCTCCGCCGCGATGAAGTGCGGCGCCCCCCAGGCGGCGCAGCGCGCCCGGTTCAGGACGGCCTTGTAGAGACCCTTGCAGGACTTGGACGACACGCCGCGGTAGCCGGCGGCGCGGGCGCGCGGGAAGGCGTCGTAGCCGTCGTCGGACTCGTCGATGATGAAAGGGATGCGTTCCGCCACGGCGCCCAGCGGCGCCTCCAGCGCGCGCTCCCGCGCCACCGGCTGTTCGATGTAGAGCAGGCGTCCGCGGAAGCCGGCCAGCGCCGGCTCGCGCTCCAGCCCGTCCACGAAGGCGGCGAGGGCCGCGGCGTCCGCGTATTGCTCGTTGCCGTCCAGCGTGGCGCGGTAGTCGCCCGCCGCCGCGTCGAGCACGCCGGCAATCTCGGCCAAGCGCGCGAGGTCGGCGGACGGATCGCCGCCCAGCTTGATCTTGAAGCGGCCCAGCCGCTCCCGCGCCAGCAGGGCGCGCAGGGCCTCCGGCTCGTCGAGCAGCCCGACCGTGTGGCGGAGCGCCACGGACGGTCGCACTTCCAGCCCGGTGAGGAAGCCGTCCAGGTCGAAGCCCGCCAGATCCGGCGTCAGCCGCGCGTCGATCCCGGCGCGGTTCGCCTTCATACCGGTGAAGAAATCCGTGTCCAGGACCCGCAACAGCCCGTCCAGCACCGCCTTGTCGATCAGCGCCGGCCCGTAGGCGGCGGTCAGGTCGGGCAGTCCGGCGGCGCGGCAGGCCGCCCGCTGCGCCTCGTAGGCCGCCGCGTGGTGGCCGAAGGCGGTGTCCGCCCGGTCCGTCCCGTAGGCGTCGCGGGCGAGGCGCAGGGAGCGGCGCAGGCCGTCCACCGTCTCGTCCGGGCTGCGGTCCGGGCGTTTGTCGAACCACTTCGGCATCATCATCTCGGCGGTGCCACCCCACGCCTCGCCAATGCCGTCCACATGGACCAAAGCGCGGACGAAGGCCTGGGGAGCCGCCTCCACCGTCACGCTGCCGAAGCGGAAGGGCTTCACGAAGCGGACGGGGCGTTCGTAGAGGTCGATGGCGCGGATGGTGAGGAGGGGTGCGGTGCCCCCACCCTTCCCGCTTCGCGGGCCCCTTCCCTCCCCCGCTGACGCAGGAGAGGGAGCTGTTTCCCCTCCCCTGCGCAGCGGGGGAGGGTCAGGGAGGGGGCAAGGCTCATCCATCACCACACGTCCCCTCAATCCAGATGCCCTTGGGCGTTGAAATGCGCCCGGATGCGCTGGGTCAGCTCGATGAAGACCGGGTGCCCCATGACGTCCAGCGAGCGCGGGCGGGGCAGCGGCACTTCGTAGGTCGCGGCGATGGCGCCGGGACGCTCGGACATCACCATCACCCGGTCGGCCAGGAACACCGCCTCGGGGATCGAGTGGGTGATCAGCAGCACCGTCTTGCCCGTCTCGTGCTGGATGCGCTGCAGCTCGACGTTCATCTTCTCCCGCGTCATGGCGTCGAGCGCGCCGAACGGCTCGTCCATCAGCAGGATCTTCGGGTCGTGGACCAGCGCCCGGCACAGCGAGGCGCGCTGTTGCATGCCGCCGGAGAGCTGCCAGGGGTACTTGTTCTCGAACCCCTCCAGCCCGGTCATGCGGATCAGCGCGCGGGCGCGCTCCAGATACTTGTCGCGCGGCAGGCCGCGGACCTCCACCGGCATCATGATGTTGCGCAGCACCGTCCGCCAGGCGAGCAGCACCGGGCTCTGGAACACGATGCCCACGTCGTCGTGCGGCTCGGTCACCGTGGTGCCTTCGATGGTGATGGCGCCCTCGCTGACCGGCAGCAGGCCGGCGACCAGCTTCAGCAGCGTGGACTTGCCGCAGCCGGACGGGCCGACCACCACCAGGAACTCACCGTCCCGAACGT
This window encodes:
- the urtB gene encoding urea ABC transporter permease subunit UrtB; its protein translation is MHRAFCWLLAAFLALAAPSAFAADLAPLVRGLGAGSYAETEKAIAGLAETGDPAFVPVIEALQAGDLHVRKADGAVVVAKRAGNGYALTDPLTGAALGEADRNAVEKIRINNALRRTISATLGALTLMSPDANTRRQAAEAVFKSRDANALEALNTALAKETDERVRRAMTQARASVLLAGDAPDADKLAAVEVLKERGDQDARALLNGAANTGSDAVKDAATKAIASVEQRLALWGAAQNLWYGLSLGSVLLLAAIGLAVTFGVMGVINMAHGEMVMIGAYATFLVQEAFRQWAPGLFDFSILVALPVAFLVSGAVGVAIERSVIRWLYGRPLETLLATWGLSLALQQAVRSIFGPTNREVGAPSWMSGAFELGGLTITYGRLWIVVFAFLVFGALLVALRKTWFGLSIRAVTQNRSMANAMGIRTARVDALTFGLGSGIAGLAGVALSQIDNVSPNLGQGYIIDSFMVVVFGGVGNLWGTLVGALALGGVNKFLEPYAGAVLGKILVLIFIILFIQRRPRGLFALKGRAVEA
- a CDS encoding Gfo/Idh/MocA family protein, with the translated sequence MSTKRLGIIMHGVTGRMGMNQHLIRSILAIRAQGGVTLSDGSRVMPDPILVGRNAEKIRELAQRHGVERWTDNLDAALANPDDTIFFDAGTTQMRPTLLEAAIRAGKHVYCEKPIATNLEEALRVVRLAEEAGVKNGTVQDKLFLPGLQKLKMLRDSGFFGKILSVRGEFGYWVFEGDWQPAQRPSWNYREEDGGGIILDMVCHWRYVLDNLFGQVKSVSCLGAIHIPERWDEQGKRYQATADDAAYATFELEGGVIAHINSSWATRVYRDDLVTFQVDGTHGSAVAGLSDCVIQPRQGTPRPVWNPDQKQTMDFYATWQPVPDNQPTDNGFKTQWESFIRHVVEDAPFNHGLIEGAKGVQLVEAALKSWKERRWVDVPSLTA
- a CDS encoding dihydrodipicolinate synthase family protein; this translates as MALTIKLPRADQSLESYEVAPARGFPARTDRPLNRVAYAAAHMVADPLADNDPWLTPAIDWDRTIAFREHLWDLGFGVAEAMDTAQRGMGLDWNASLELIRRSLTAAKARGNALIACGAGTDHLAPEDARSLDDVIRAYETQVAAVEDLGGRVILMASRALARVAKGPDDYVRVYSRILSQVRQPVIIHWLGDMFDPALAGYWGTNDFPVALDTAVGIINDFAAKVDGVKISLLDKDKEIVMRRRLAPGVRMYTGDDFNYAELIAGDAEGHSDALLGIFDAIAPAAAAALAELAAGEEGRFHEILEPTVPLSRHIFKAPTRFYKTGVVFMAYLNGHQGHFTMIGGQEGTRSTLHLAEIFRLADKAGLLRDPEQAVWRMADVLAVRGIEAV
- the urtA gene encoding urea ABC transporter substrate-binding protein, which produces MFKTGFQSGFKTGRTLAAAAGLAVTFAAGFAAPASAQDTIKVGILHSLSGTMAISETTLKDVMLMLIEEQNKKGGVLGKKLEPVVVDPASNWPLFAEKARELISKDKVAAVFGCWTSVSRKSVLPVFEELNSILFYPVQYEGEESSRNVFYTGAAPNQQAIPAVDYLAEKEGVQRWVLAGTDYVYPRTTNKILETYLKSKGVKSEDIMINYTPFGHADWQNIVADIKKFGSAGKKTAVVSTINGDANVPFYKELGNQGVKAQDIPVVAFSVGEEELAGIDTKPLVGHLAAWNYFMSVDTAENSDFIKKWQAFTKNDKRVTNDPMEAHYIGFNMWVKAVEKAGTVDSNAVIDSLVGVAVPNLTGGYSAMLPNHHITKPVLIGEVQENGQFETVSKTPGLVAGDEWSDFLPDSKDLISDWRAPMSCGNFNVKTGKCGGKGS
- a CDS encoding sugar phosphate isomerase/epimerase family protein, which gives rise to MRTTIMRDFSGDHRWLSINTATVRKQGDLLQIFDACARQGIRAVSPWRDQVAAVGLDRAVRAVKELGLELSGYCRGGMFPADPDRRAEVRDDNRRAVDEAVALGAPCLVLVVGGLPQFSRPGSPPSKDIALARAQVEDGIAELLEHARDAGMPLAIEPLHPMYAADRACVNTMGHALDLCDRLDPQGTGALGVALDVYHVWWDPELEAQISRAGRNRLCAFHVCDWLVPTADLLEDRGMMGDGMIDIPMIRGWVEAVGFQGYSEVEIFSRRWWARPLDEVLSVCVERHRSSV
- a CDS encoding ABC transporter ATP-binding protein; its protein translation is MAQPQLKVVGSAETARLSQKTLIQIDGVTKTYRTRDGEVPSLRPITFDVRDGEFLVVVGPSGCGKSTLLKLVAGLLPVSEGAITIEGTTVTEPHDDVGIVFQSPVLLAWRTVLRNIMMPVEVRGLPRDKYLERARALIRMTGLEGFENKYPWQLSGGMQQRASLCRALVHDPKILLMDEPFGALDAMTREKMNVELQRIQHETGKTVLLITHSIPEAVFLADRVMVMSERPGAIAATYEVPLPRPRSLDVMGHPVFIELTQRIRAHFNAQGHLD